The Helianthus annuus cultivar XRQ/B chromosome 11, HanXRQr2.0-SUNRISE, whole genome shotgun sequence region taagaatatgcttggtttaaccGCTAGTAAATTAAatgttccgtactcgatcgaattagcaaatggaaagttagtagaagctaatgaggtgattcgaggttgcgtaatcgagttgggaaagcgcgagttcgctctagatctactaccagcccagttgggaagcttcgacgtggtagtagggatggattggttatcatgtaacaaggccgagatagtttgccATGAGAAGACCGTTCGCATTCCGACCGaggatggtgagaccattgttgttcacggagagaagcgtgggacgccgttgaggattattagctgcttgaaagcacgaaagtgtttgcagaagggatgtgttgcctttctggcacacattgtagataagaaagctgctgagccaaagattgaagacatccctgtcgtgagggaatatccagaagtctttccagaagacttgcctggattgccgcctcagaggcaagtagagtttcgcatcgacctggtcccaggcgctgcgcctgtggctaaggcaccttacagacttgccccgtctgagatgcaagaactgtcgacacaacttcaagagttgttagacaagggttttatccgaccaagcttctcgccttggggagctccggtattgtttgtcaagaagaaggacggtagtttccgtatgtgtattgattacagagagttgaacaagctgacgatcaagaatagatatcctttgccaagaattgatgatctgttcgaccaacttcaaggttcaagtttctactcaaagatcgatcttcgatctggataccattagttacggatacaggaggaaagtatcccaaagacagccttcaggactcgatatggacatacgagtttctcgttatgccgtttggtttgacaaacgcacctgcagtgttcatagATTTggtgaaccgagtttgtaagccatacctggataaattcgtgatcgtattcatcgatgacatcctaaTTTATTCCAAGTCAAAGgctgaacacgagcagcatcttagagccattctggagctgctaaagaaggaacagttgtacgccaagttctctaagtgcgagttttggctacgcgaagtccagtttcttggacatgtggttaatggggatggaattcatgttgatcccaccaagatcgaggcaatcaagaattgggaaacgcctacaacgccaaccgagattcgacaattcttgggtttggctggctactatcgaaggttcatcgaggacttctcgaaaatcgctcaacctttgacgctcctcacgcagaaggacaagaagtttgattggggaatcaagcAGGATGAAGcctttcagatattgaaggataagctttgtaacgcgccaatcttagctctaccggaaggtaccgacgatttcgtggtatactgcgacgcatcgcgtcaaggattgggttgtgtgttgatgcaacgccaaaaggttattgcctacgcgtcacgccaactgaaagtgcacgaaaagaactataccactcacgatttggagctaggcgcagtggtctttgctttgaagatctggagacactacgtttatggtacgaagtgtacgatcttcacagatcacaagagcctccagcatatattcaaccagaaggagttgaatatgaggcaaagacgatgggtcgagttgttgaacgactacgactgtgagataaagtattatccagggaaggcgaatgtggttgccgatgccctaagtcgtaaggaaagaatcaagcccataagggttagagccttggaaatgataatccaaaccgatctctcctcgcgcgttcgtgcagcgcagaaagaagctctcaaggaggagaaccttgagaaagtgtatctccgtgggatggagaagatattggtgccaaacgaggaaggaacgttatgttttgagaaaaggatttgggttcctctatttggtaaattaagggaagttattttcgatgaagcgcacaagtcaaggtactctatccaccctggatcgGATAggatgtaccaagatctcaaaaattactattggtggcctaggatgaaaggcgatttggctatttatgtgagcaaatgtttaacttgcgctaaggttaaagtgGAATACCAgtagccttcaggacttctgcaacatccggaaattcccaagtggaagtgggaacaaatctccatggattttgctacgaagttgccaagaacgccaaaaggccatgacactatttgggtaatagtggatcgattaacgaagtcagcgcacttcttacctatcagagagaaggataatacgagcaagttggccgaaatttacatgagagaaattgttacacgccatggagtacctctctcaatcatctctgatagagacggaaggttcgtatcgaggatatggcaatccttccaggaagcttttggctcaaagttgaatctgagcactgcttttcacccgcagaccgacggccaaagcgagcggacgatacagacgctagaagatatgctgagagcatgtgtgatggatttgggcggcagctgggataaacatttgcctctggttgagttttcatacaacaacagctaccacaccagtattggtgccgcgccattcgaggctttatatgggcgcaagtgcagatcaccgctctgttggtctgacgctggtgatagacaattggttggtcctgaagtagtccaggaaaccaccgacaagatcgcACGAATCCGAGACCGCATCAGCGCGGCTcatgaccggcagaaagcctacgcagatcgaagcaggaaacctcaagagttcgaggttggtgatatggttttgttgaaggtatcaccctggaagggtgtggcacgctttgggaagcgtgggaagttgaatccgcggtatattggcccgttcaggattctggaaagaattgggtccgtagcatacaagttggatctacctgctgaactgaatggagttcacgatacatttcatgtgtccaatctgaagaaaagtccaacgcaagatatcGTTGTCATTCCTaacgacgagattcatgttgacgacacgctccacttcgttgaagaacctgttgaggttacggattggaaagtgaacaagacccgccggagcagtgtcaagctcgtcaaagttcgttggaatgccagacatggtcctgaattcacctgggagcgtgaggaccgaataaaagagaaatacccccacttatttcctaagaaccctgcttctacaagcagaacttaaaatttcgggacgaaatttttctaacggggggagaatgtgacaaccctcactaaaccaggtatccgtacgacttaattaactattaactgcttaattactgtgcttgactgagattactgatgaactgctacttgactattgatacttgtacatatctgcatcatactttgatttccgtcactacattatttacatgttgtaccctagtgacaaacatgatgcacaaaagcacagtagcactatgaatgGATAACccattgaacatgctgataaagccagcatcaggcaaatattgcctctaaaggcctgtatgagccagaaatattttactacacccatagtgtgtgtagggatacaagggttgtagaactgcgtctctaggaataagatataataattggatgtgcctaaaacgtactctaagcacaaaacacagcactttaattaacataccagcttctggctaactgataaagtgccaaaacatgaggaaatattcccgacactttgtagaataaattatgtcactaaaaataatatcaacgacactttaaataattatttgacGCTTTATCGGAATAATATCCAACCatacaaccggactttacccgggacataaaaatttGACAGTGACATTGTCGTCTTTCTCTGatccagttagggtccccgaataccctaacacccaatATAAATTACTACCTACTAATACACTAAACATAATTTCTAACTAGTTAACTAACTAGTTAACTAACTAGTTACTTAATTATTAGTTGAAAATGAACTAAACCTTTCCCCCTACATGAAAATGGCGGCACAACATGACCCCTTTTTCTCAATTGTCGATTTTCCCATGTGCCCAAAAGATCCATCAATTCCCCATGTAAATTAACTTTGGGATTGTGTGAAGATTTGGATTGTACTAGCACTCACCCTAATTCTTACATCTAGCACCCCCAAAGAACTTACCCATTTACCAAAAACTTTCACATAACACCCCCATGCACAACCGTCCCCACCCATCAAGACTTAGTAAAAATCCTCCCAAAATCCCAAAGTAATCATCCCTTGGAAGTTGTAAGATTATGATGTGATTGGATGTACTAGAAGGAACATCATAACCATTGGTCAATAATACTTAGTGGGTTATAAGAATGAGTATTTTTCTCTAATCTTCACAACATCACAAAACATCCTCCATTCCATAAAAGCTTCGGCCGAACCCTCCCTTGCCAccatcattattttttttttgttgccaTTTCAAGTGTTCCAAGTATTCTACAAGGTGCAAGTAACCATTTTAGGAGGTGTGGAGCTTACGGTTTGTCAAGGACCTCTCTAGTTTGCCTTTATCCACTCGTTTTCTCTcgtgtttcttccctagcttcaaagctagtagtaagctccttTGATCCtcttttactttatatttttggtggttaaaaaTCATGTGGTGATGTAAATAAAAGAACACTAGAAGATCATAAATGCAAACTTGAACATAAAGCTAGTAAGAGGTTAAAATAAGAtggaatcttgttaaaaaaaaaataaaaataaaataaattgttttgagatggttattatttattttgatGCTTACTAGTAAGATGATGTTGGACATCAAAaatttaacttgttaaaataagatttaaaaacttatgttaacaagttaggaggtgacTAATGTTTATATAAAAAGATCACCTCCATGTTTTAacataaacttggtaacaaagtgttttttttttttaaaataaataaataaataaataaataaataaataaactaagtGAGTGGATGGTCTTATGGAACCGACATCTACAAATGATTTTTCTAAGACACACCAAGTTAAAAGACGGgtctttttgaaaagtcataattTTTGAAGGAAATAATTATATGTATACTTGCAAGGCATGAAAAAGTTATAAAtggatatttttataaaataagttcacaagttgtgaacatttAAAAATCCCGAGAACGGGAGTTTTAcaaaaataacacttagaatattttgtgacaagtgttatgaataatatttttgacatattttcataaaagcaCTAAACTCATAATACTTTACTTATGAGAGCATTACTAGTCTTTATGTAGATAAGTAATGACTTTAAACCAAACCTATATAAACTTATTATCGTTCTTATCAGTATTATTTTGggtaaaattatatggaataaaatataacatttttgggaaaaatatttatattttggagatagaatttaaatatattttaagtgagacttaataatatattttggttttacaagaaaacgcacatgtatcaaaacccccatccttgggaaggaatataattatcaaataattacaaagtgtaaacacgaaatagttgcctaactatttcccaaagacattaaaccttaaactaaggcacgaccgtccgtctaatagaagttagtacgtgtaggtcgtcgcacggcagattttctgggagatactttttgagacacacttcggtgagttcatgtcccccttttctctaactgttttcagtttacttaattgcgggggtgaaatacatgttactatgatttacgagtactttacaacggtatgtttaacgtaaggaggtgttatacgatcatgtgagtggataggaacaacatggggccattagtcctcatggagggaccgagggacaggagcggtagatctatctgggtgtagcgagcccagcccccggccaaactagaaacggaccgtggggtgactttgtccacatactttgccgtggcgaaatctgctaggtttgagtctccctatttgcacttcacatatgtcagtggccttgcaaaccattggtgatcacaagtcctcttacactgctacataccacaactatctttatactcacaaatgttttacatactcacttacacgtgaactcgctcaacattattgatgatttttcaactcacatgtatttcaggaaattaaacggatctggcacggtatggaacgttttccgctgcactggtcatgaagtcatcagggtttagggttgtgtctcttacctggacaagacacaatccctaaatcacgtttatgttttgttataagttgtaatgttactaaaccaggttatggttgcatgttaaaaacaatggtattgtatgatgttttcaaaaacttaatggatgacttgcatggtttttaaattcatatagctttgttatgattaagctatggtattaagaagtcacacaaattaaccacgcttccgcaaagccagggtgtgacaacgaTGACGATCCAGAATTGCACACAAGCACGGATTCTTTATCTCCCATATAGTTCTCGCTCCCGTATCTCTCTATACGATCGAAATATTAAAGGTTAGTTTGTATTCCATATTTTGATGATTAATCTTCaatcttttatgtttttttttgtttttattggccGTTTGTGGTGGTGTTGGGGTTCGGTACTAATAGAATACCATCGGTAAAGCAACTAAAAGAGAAAACTCAAAAAATAAAGCTTTGATATGGCCAAAAGGATATCGACACGTATTTTACATCAATTAAAAATTATTACAACAAATATCATTACCGGTTCCAATAATTGTTTGTATGGTATAGGTTCGTGTATAATATTTTGATGAGTTTTTTTCCCAAATAGGTGTAGGTggaaaacttatttaccaaaatgAGGGATTTGAAAAGTATTTACTAAAATAGGTGTTTTTTTTAAAGTTAGTTTTTCCCACTCTTAATTCTATTGGGTAAAAGAATTGCTATTAATAAATATGTTTACTCACTGAATTTTAAGAAAAGATTGtagtaaatttaaaaaaaaaattgaattgtAGATTTTATGTGtagtttttcaatgttttttttttctaattcttttattaacatgttatTATTTAATAGGTATTGTTTTAGTTCCCTTCAAAAATATTTTATTGTAAACACTTTTTAAGTTACACTTTGAACTACTTTTTTAATTTCAGTACTTTAGATagtaataaattaaaaaaaatgttattttaagTTGAAAAAACATGAATATGATATCCATTTCTGGAAAGCTAATATATTTGATAAACCCTCGTCTATTAATTAAACACATTGGTCGTTGATTATCTAATAATTTATTTAGTATAAAAAGATATATAATTACAAATTTAGAAAATTATTGTTTATTACAATGTTAATAAATTATTGTTTGATTTATAATTTTGTTAAACAAActattcaaaagatttaaaatttgaaattaaATTATGACGAAATTGAAATATGGAAAAACACCAATAAAAACGGACTACAACGACaagaaatacaaataaaaatggATTAGAATGACAGGAAATAGAATAACATTCATAAAAACTATAATTGATAATTTATAAATTTAGATTTGAATTGATACGAATGGAGGGGATGGTTCAATTAAAAACCACTAATTAGAGTGAAAAcctgaaaactaactaaaaaagcctaaaaacatacattttttttacaagttttcgctactttttatatatataaaaacttttttttcaaaaaaaatgtgtactacacatgtgcattatatgtgtactacacaagtacacatgtgcattattgcacatgtgcactacaaaaaaaaattcgTAAAagggtttttttatatataaaaagtagtgaaaatttataaaaaaacaaattgtgtaaaaaaaattttgatatgttttttaagcttttttagttagttttcacgATAGAAGGAGTTTTCACTTGAATTCTCCCCTACGAATGGAATAAGAACAATAAAcaactaaaaaacataaaaatcagTTTATGGCATTAACATTAAATAAGTATATACAATATTTTTATTACTCattatttaattatatttttatacaaGGAAATTAGGAGTGGGAAATAATAATTTTCTTATCCAAAAGAATTAGGAgtgagaaaaaaaaatatatatttttttaaaaactcattttggtaaataatttttcaatcacccattttggtaaataaaatTTGCACCAAACCTGTTTCGGCAAAAACTCTATTTTGATTTGGTTTTTACATTGTCTAATATCTGAATTTGGTTTTAATTTGCCTAACTAACTTTTGTTTGTTCATATATGGGTCAGTTTATTATATATACCTTAAGAGTTTGCCTTGATAATTTGTACTAAATTCATAAGAGTTTCCTGTTCAAATTGTTTGCATGTATGGATATCCAGTTTCCATTTTCTCCCCTTTACTTCTCAACAGGCCTCTTCCTCTTGTTTGTAATAATCCGTGTGTTCAAAAGCTTCAACTCACCTAATTCAAACAAAAACCTTCCTCCACAGCCATGGAAGCTCCCTCTAGTTGGCCACATTCATCATCTCCTAGGAGCACAACCACATGAAGCTCTAAGAAACATAGCCCGAAAACTAGGACCGATTGTTCATCTACAACTCGGCCAAGTCTCCGCTATCATAATCTCATCTCCTACTTTGGCAAAAGAGATTATGAAAAATCATGATCTCTCTTTTGCAAATAGGGCCAAGGTTTTTACTGTCGAGATGGTGACGTACGACTACAAGGACATAGCATTCACTTCTTACGGCGAATACTGGAGACAAATGCGTAAGATATGCGTCTTAGAACTTCTAAGTGCAAGAAAAGTTCAATCGTTTCGATCTATCCGTGAACAAGAGTCATGGGACCTGGTTGATTCCATTGCTACACAAAGTTCAAAACCAATCAACCTCTCTGTCAAGCTTTCTACCATGATTAACACCATTGTAACTAGGCTTAGTGTTGGGAGCCGATGCAAGGATCAAGCCGTGCTTATTGACTTGATTCAACAGACTGTCGAGTCGTCTGGTGGTTTTGATGTTTCTGATCTCTTTCCGTCTATCAAAATACTGCCTCTAATTGCTGGCTCAAGGAAAAAGAGATTGAATATACACAACAAGATGGATGTGATTTTGGAAGGCATCATATTGGAGCACATAGAACGTGGTGTCAATAGAGCTAGTGACCATGGGAACGAAGAAGATCTTGTTGATGTTCTATTGAGGATCAAAAATGAAGGTGGTCTTGAGTTTCCGTTAAGTTTTGAGAACATCAAAGCTGTCATCGTGGtcagtttatttattttatttttttcttactTTACAGTTTTAACATATAAAAAGGGTACTCCACGGTACCCCTGACCACGGAGGGGATAACCCCTCCCAGGCTGTCACCCGACAAGCCTGAGCCTGGCAGTAAATACTCTTGCCGAGCTAACCCTTTGAGGGTACTTTATTCGCCCCAAGGttcgaacccggtacctcttgGTAAGAGGTGGGTGTCAGTGGCCAACTGGGCTGCCCCAGCTGGTTACAGTTTTAAcatataggcaaaagatcaaatacaaataggCTTATCGTACAAATCGTACGAAATACATGAAAAGGTAAAAAcacggtggcattttcgtaattatttactcgtatagtaattatcaaaattaccctacaaatgatcttgtagggtaattttgatcttgtagggtaattttgtaaagtatCATAATTagtctacaaatgatcttgtagggtaattttgatcttgtagggtaattttgtagagtatcataattactctataAATGATCTTGTTGgttaattttgatcttgtaggttAATTTTGATCCTGTAGGGTAATTACAagtaaaataattacgaaaatgactccgtattttttatacatttttatgtctttcgtacgttttgtacgataaaaCTATTTGTACAGAATCTTTACCCAATCTTTACCCCATATAATGACTACTGACTAGTTATTTTAGACCTCAACATGTTTCTTTCTcaatatataaaaacaaaaatatgattttaaaTATGTACGTAAAACACTAAAAACATAAGTACATAAGTCAAAAAAGAGAAGAAAATCGTACGTAATATGTAAACTTTACCAAAAGAAGACCATTTCCAAAGTTGACATAAGGCTTTAAATGGTTTGAGCAGACGTCTCTTTCCTATGGGTTGAGTTAAATTAAAAGGAATAATGGATTATTATAATCCTATCTATTAGTCGTTGGCCGGCAACaatcccaacttaaaaaataagCAGTGGTGGTCTCATCTTTTCGTATATTGTAAACCAATGAAACTTTACTAAACCGAAAAGGATAAGGagacaaaaataaattaagatttttttagtaaaagtctattagtttacaatatgtgaaatGGTGGGACCATCATTAGTTATTTTTGAAGGTGTGATTGTTGCCGGCCAACGGCTAATAGTTTGGaatattaaaatccattattccaaaTTAAAAAGTGTATGTATGTTTAAATATAAATAAGGTTAAATTCCTGACATTAGTAAATTCCTCAAAGTTCATTTTTATGATTAAACATATAAGAAGGTAGAATTTCTAGGAACAAAATTAAgtaaaattttaaagaattaaTCACTTACACTTACATATTAAAAAACCAAACTAAGACTCATGTAACCCGTTTATATAAACGGGCCAACGAGTTGGGGAGTTAGGAATGTGTTCTTACAATGACCTTGAAAACTATGGCACAGAATATGTTTGTAGCAGGCTCCGACACTTCTTTCGTGACAATCGAATGGGCGATGTCAGAGCTAATGAAGAATCCAAGGGTGATGAAGAAAGTACAAGATGAACTCAGACATGTACTTAAAGGAAAGACAAAAATCCACGAATCAGATATTGAAGAACTAGACTACCTTAAACTTGTCATTAAGGAAACTTTAAGGTTGCATCCTCCTCTTCCTTTTTTAATACCTAGAGAGTGTCGGGAAAGTTGTGAGATTGGAGGATTCAGTATTCCAGTCAAAACTAAAGTTCTAATCAACACATGGATGATTGGACGAGATCCAGATTATTGGATTGAGCCTCAAAGTTTCATTCCTGAGAGGTTTAGTGAGAGTGCTGCTAACATTAACTTGATGGGAACAAATTTTGAATATCTCCCGTTTGGGGCCGGAAGAAGAATGTGTCCGGCCATGCTCTTAGGCTTGGCTAATGTGGAGCTTCCGCTCGCGATGCTATTGTACCACTTCGATTGGGAACTTCCAAATGGACAAACATATGAAAAACTTGATATGTCTGAGTCCTCTGGAGCTACTTTAAAGCGGAAGAATAACTTGCTTTTAGTTTCACATCCTTACAACACCAAATATTAGCattttgtattgtaatcattTTCTACTTTTCAATTTCGGCTCTTTATGTGTAAAACTTTTGTGCATCAAGGAATAATTTAAACcttttatcaaaaaaaaattgttgcaATTTAATTACGACATATTATTCAGTAAAGTGAAAGGTCGATAGAACGATCCACCTatagaataatttgaatgaaataAATCCATCTCGGTTACCATCATTACATAGATAACAAAAAAAACAAACTCCCAAGAATTCAAGTATTGTATATGTGTGTAAAGATTCTAAAATTATATAACTAGTATGGTGGGGGCTTAAAACCATGAcaaatagcaccaatgccacaacacTGCCTACGACCATCAACATGAAGTTGCAATGTGTTGATGCGAAGAAATAGAacgaaacataaaacatagaaaataataactaagtcgattagGACCCCGCGCGTCGCGATGAACCTgccaaacgggaaaaaatagacagccataaaaacgttgaaccacacacgcacgttgcgtaatattaactcgcaaaatttagaatgaagtgtaaaaaacgtaaaaacgttgaaccacataCAAACGTTGCGCCGGGTTAACTTGAAAATtttagaacaaaacgtaaaacaaaCAGTTTGTAA contains the following coding sequences:
- the LOC110890870 gene encoding cytochrome P450 71AV8 is translated as MDIQFPFSPLYFSTGLFLLFVIIRVFKSFNSPNSNKNLPPQPWKLPLVGHIHHLLGAQPHEALRNIARKLGPIVHLQLGQVSAIIISSPTLAKEIMKNHDLSFANRAKVFTVEMVTYDYKDIAFTSYGEYWRQMRKICVLELLSARKVQSFRSIREQESWDLVDSIATQSSKPINLSVKLSTMINTIVTRLSVGSRCKDQAVLIDLIQQTVESSGGFDVSDLFPSIKILPLIAGSRKKRLNIHNKMDVILEGIILEHIERGVNRASDHGNEEDLVDVLLRIKNEGGLEFPLSFENIKAVIVNMFVAGSDTSFVTIEWAMSELMKNPRVMKKVQDELRHVLKGKTKIHESDIEELDYLKLVIKETLRLHPPLPFLIPRECRESCEIGGFSIPVKTKVLINTWMIGRDPDYWIEPQSFIPERFSESAANINLMGTNFEYLPFGAGRRMCPAMLLGLANVELPLAMLLYHFDWELPNGQTYEKLDMSESSGATLKRKNNLLLVSHPYNTKY